In Helianthus annuus cultivar XRQ/B chromosome 3, HanXRQr2.0-SUNRISE, whole genome shotgun sequence, a single window of DNA contains:
- the LOC110932313 gene encoding uncharacterized protein LOC110932313 has product MDAPPAQSINVEEDELTRPYKPIDATFRSKFTRRIAEAPIKEKPKMPQTVGKYDGLADPDDHLNLFKSAGEVACWSVPLWCKMFVQTLVGVARVWWDSLPTGEIDSFEDLESKFILQFSQQRRHTKDRNELLHIRRRDNETVENFIVRFNKESLAIPGVTNDLTCGGFLHGVNDDELLRTLHGRDGVPPTIDEILRIAKVYVIQEKAVAASHAANRKKEALKNQEEKDHRGSKSKSRGDRYQRNDKDARYDRHRNSYSRNEPSKPRSEYPNLSKTPAEILASENLRFNPPKPLKDNPNKDTSKYCEYHKGSGHDTNDCFQLKKQIEYFVKAGNLAHLVRDIKQGPPVVKEESDKAAGKRLRELNMVHADMGRGAKRSFSTLESWMLATMTIEPRMEDLHLTTDALIISAAVGDYRMRRILFDTGSSEDIIYEHCFNRMQPEDRKLLEAVHAPIKGFTGEKLDPIGQITFPVTFGQSPKERTILLTFLVVRAESYHNVIIGRFTLRKLDAIVSTARGFMKFPTPRGIATVFRDKIGEVLSTKRCRQGPTGATGPERWVLSTRHPDQMVTIGDTLSPEVRNDLKQLLKRNVDIFAFEHSDMTGVPRDKAGR; this is encoded by the coding sequence ATGGACGCCCCACCAGCACAGTCTATAAATGTGGAAGAAGACGAGCTTACCAGACCATACAAGCCGATAGACGCGACGTTCCGGTCTAAATTCACTCGAAGAATCGCCGAGGCTCCTATCAAGGAAAAACCCAAGATGCCCCAAACGGTTGGCAAGTATGATGGCCTCGCCGACCCGGATGATCATCTCAACTTATTCAAGAGCGCCGGCGAAGTAGCCTGTTGGTCCGTGCCCTTGTGGTGCAAAATGTTCGTACAAACGCTAGTGGGCGTGGCCCGAGTTTGGTGGGATAGCCTGCCTACAGGTGAAATAGACAGCTTTGAAGATTTAGaatcgaaatttatcctacagtTTAGCCAGCAGCGCAGACACACGAAAGATAGAAACGAGCTCCTCCACATCCGTCGGCGAGATAATGAGACGGTAGAAAACTTTATCGTCAGGTTTAACAAGGAAAGCCTGGCGATCCCGGGCGTAACAAATGATCTGACATGTGGAGGTTTCCTTCACGGGGTCAATGATGACGAGTTACTAAGAACGCTACATGGAAGGGATGGTGTACCCCCAACAATCGATGAAATACTCCGAATAGCCAAAGTATACGTCATACAAGAGAAGGCAGTGGCAGCAAGCCATGCAGCCAATAGGAAAAAAGAAGCCCTAAAGAACCAGGAGGAAAAGGATCACCGGGGATCTAAAAGCAAAAGTAGGGGAGACCGATACCAGAGAAACGACAAAGACGCACGGTACGATAGACACCGAAACTCCTATTCAAGGAATGAGCCGTCGAAACCTCGATCCGAATACCCCAACTTAAGCAAGACACCGGCTGAAATTTTAGCCTCAGAAAACCTCAGGTTTAACCCACCAAAACCACTGAAAGATAACCCTAACAAAGATACGAGTAagtactgtgagtaccacaaagGGAGCGGGCATGACACTAACGATTGTTTTCAGCTTAAGAAACAGATCGAATATTTTGTAAAGGCGGGCAACTTGGCACACCTAGTAAGAGATATCAAGCAAGGTCCACCTGTCGTCAAGGAAGAAAGTGACAAGGCGGCAGGCAAGAGGCTGCGTGAATTGAACATGGTGCACGCGGATATGGGAAGGGGGGCAAAACGGAGTTTCTCCACGCTCGAATCCTGgatgttggcaacaatgaccATAGAACCTCGTATGGAGGACTTGCACCTTACTACAGATGCCCTGATCATATCCGCGGCAGTAGGAGACTACCGCATGAGGCGAATCCTGTTTGACACCGGGAGCTCGGAAGACATTATCTATGAGCATTGCTTCAACAGAATGCAACCAGAAGATAGAAAGTTGCTTGAAGCAGTACACGCCCCCATCAAAGGGTTCACAGGGGAAAAGCTCGACCCTATCGGTCAGATCACTTTCCCGGTAACTTTTGGGCAGTCACCTAAAGAAAGAACCATACTCCTGACCTTCCTTGTGGTCCGCGCTGAGTCATACCACAACGTGATAATCGGAAGATTCACCCTGAGAAAATTAGATGCCATAGTCTCCACGGCAAGAGGATTCATGAAGTTTCCTACACCGCGAGGTATTGCTACTGTGTTTCGTGACAAGATTGGAGAAGTACTGAGTACCAAAAGATGCCGCCAAGGGCCCACCGGAGCCACGGGCCCAGAAAGATGGGTACTAAGCACACGCCATCCGGACCAGATGGTCACAATCGGGGACACCTTGTCTCCAGAAGTTAGAAACGACCTGAAGCAACTGTTAAAAAGAAATGTTGACATCTTCGCTTTTGAGCATTCTGACATGACAGGAGTCCCCCGTGATAAAGCCGGTCGTTAA